TCTCAGGAGATTTCGGCGCGCAGGATGGTGAAGGTGCGCGTGATCTCGAAGCCGGTCTTCACGTAGAGGTTCGAGGCCGCCGAGCCCTCGTCCGCCCACAGGAACCACGCGGCGTGCGCCTGGGTCGCGGCCATGCGCTCCAGGGTGAGGTGCAGCAGCAACCTGCCGAGGCCCGTGCCGCGGCTCTCGGGGAGCACCCCGAACGGACCGAAGCGGTCGATCACGTTCTCGTAGGTGCCGTGCATGGCCCACCCGATCACGCGCCCCTCGGGGTTGCGGGCGACCATGATGCGCTCCAGCGGCAATCCGGAGACGATCCCCTCCCGGATGGCGCGCGCCCAGTCGGAGTTGAACTCACGCCCGGCCAGTTCGATCAGCGGCACGATGTCCTCGTCGCGCAGGGTGCCGAGGTACCAGCCCTCGGCGCGCAGTTCCGCGGCACGCACCCGCTCGCTCTCCGGCAGACGGTAGCCGCGCAGCGACATCTCCATCGAGCTCGGGCGTTCGATGGTCTCGAAGCCCAGCGAGGAGAGCAGCGCGGCAGCCTCCGGATACCGGTCGGCGTCGAGCCCGGGCAGCACGTAGTTCGGCGTGTAGCTGGAGAAGACGACCTCCGCGGCGCCCTGGGCGCGCAGCCATTCGATCCCGCGCGTGAGCAGCGCCCGGCCGAGTCCGCGACCCCGCGCATCGGGCGTGACGAAGAAGAAGGGGATCCAGCCGCGGCCGCGCTCGAGGTCGTCCCCGTCGTGAGCAACGCGCCGGCGCACGACGTAGACGGCACCGACGACCTCGCCGGCACGGTCGGCGACGAACAGGCCCGCCGGGTCGAAGTTGCGATCGAGCAGGATGAGGTCCCGGAACCGGGTCTCGGTGATCGGGTCCTGCGGGGCCGCCGCCGTCCAGGCTGCGGCGATGCGTGCACCATCGCCGGGCTGGAACGTCCGCAACTGCACCGTCGCGTCCATCATCCGGTTCCTCCTCGACTTCGAGAGCCGCCTGTCGGCGGCACTGAGTTTCATTATGCAGTCTTCTTGTGGAGCATTGTTACACATGACGGCACAGCGATGTGCGCGATGCCGCGGGGCGGACTCAGACGCCCCGCGCGCCCCGGGTGACCTCGCGGGTCCGACGCAACGCGTCCACGGTGTAGTGGTAGCGGCGCTGCGCGATCCCGGCGAACAGGCAGTCGACCAGCGCGAGCTGCGCGATCCGGCTCACCATGGCGCCCGCCCGGAACGTCGTCTCCCGCGCCCGCGTGTAGAGCACCTCATCCGCGGCGTTCGCGATGGCGGAGCCGGGCACCCCGGTGAGAGCCACCGTGAACGCTCCGTTCTCCGCGGCGATCCGCAGGAACTCCAGGGTGTCCTTGGTCTCCCCCAGGTGCGAGATCCCCATCGCCACCACGCCGCTCACCGGCAGCGCCGCCGCCGCCCAGGCCTCGTGCGGGTCGGACAGCGCGAATGCGTCCCGCCCGATGCGGAAGAGCTTGTGCTGCAGATCCTCGGCGACGAACTGGCTGGCCCCGACCCCGTAGAGCAGGATGCGACTGGCGTTCTCGAACCTGCCCACCACCCGCTCGAGCACCTCGAAGTCGAGGGAGCCGATCGTCTCGTCGATCGCCATGAGCTCGAGGGAGGAGATCTTCCGCGCGATCTCCTGCAGCGAGTCCCCGGGAGAGACGTCCGCGCCGTACGCGGCGGGCATCCCGAACTGCGCGGATTCCTTGCCGAGTTCGGTGGCCAGCGCCACGCGCAGCTGGGCGTAGCCGGCCATCCCGATGGCCTGGCAGAAGCGCACGACGGAGGCGACCGAGGTGCCGCACTCTGCAGCCAGATCGTTGATCGTGCTCTCCAGGACGATCGTCGGACGCTCCCGGATCGTCTCCGCGATGCGCCGCAAGGAGGGCGACAACGACCCGACGGCCGCTTCGATGGTCGACTGAATGCTCATTCGCGCTCCCGGCGTCATCTGATCACTCGTCCCAGTATGGTCTCGCCGATGCACGTCGCCCACTCCACCCATCCGTAGATGAAACTATGTTTCGACCAGATTACCGGATGCGTATACTTCTTTCAGTTCGTGCAAAAGGAGAACCATGAGCACAGAGGACGCCATCGTCTGCGTCGACCTCGGCAAGACGCGGTGCCGCGTCACCGCCTGGGGCCCGGACGGACGCCGCTCCGACGCGGACGGACCGGGCCTGCCCGGGCTCGCCGTGCCCGGCGCTCCCGAGCGCACCGCCGAGGCCCTGCGCAGCCTCGTCGCCGGGCTCTCCCCGGCCGTCGTGCCGACATCTTTCGGCATCGGTGCCGCAGGCGCGCTGTCCGCCCCTGACGGGGCCGCCGACCTCGCGAACCGGCTCGCGCGGGCGTTCGACGCCCCGGTCGCCGTGGCATCGGACATCGTGACCGCGCACGTGGGTGCCTTCGACGGATCCGCCGGAGTGTGTCTGGTCGCGGGTACGGGAGCCGTCGCCCTGGCGGTCGCCCCCGACGGCCGTACCTCCCGGCGCGACGGCCGCGGGCTGCTCGCCGGCGACGTCGGCTCCGGCGCCTGGATCGGCCGCGCCGGGTTCCGCGCCGCCGAGATGGCCGCCGCCGGTGCCGCCGCCCCCACCGCCCTGAGCGGACTCATCGACACCGGCGACGCCGCCGTCGCCCGCCTCACCGCCGCTCCGTCCGACGCCGCGTTCCTCGCGCGACATGCCCCCGCCGTGCTCGCCGCGGCCGAGGCCGGCGACGCGACGGCCCAGCGTATCGTCGACGAGGCCGTCGAGGAGCTCGCCGCCACCGCCCTGGCGGCGGCACTGCCCACCGGCCAGCGCACCGTCAGCATCCTGGGCGGTCTGAGCGGATCGGACTGGTTCCGCCACCGCCTCACCGCCGCCCTCGCGGCCCGTGACCTGACCACCCGTGCCCCCGCCGGCACCGCCCTCGATGGCGCGCGCATCATCGCGACGCTCCGCGACCTACCTCTGGAGGGGTTCATCCACCGTGCCTGATTCTTCCCACACGACTCGGATGAACGAGTTGATCGACGAGCTCGCCGCGCTCACCACCGAAGCCGCCCGCGACTCCGTCGACCTCGACACGCTCGACACCCTGGAGCTGGTCACCCTGATGAACCAGGGCGACCAAAGCGTCCCCGTCGCGGTCGCGCAGCACGCGGCGGTCATCGCCCGCGCGGTCGATGCCATCGTCGAGAGGTTCCGCCGGGGCGGTCGGCTCATCTATCTCGGCGCCGGGACGGCGGGACGGATCGGCGTGCTCGACGCCTCCGAGTGCCCGCCCACGTTCGGCACCCCGCCCGAGATGGTCCGTGGCCTCATCGCCGGCGGCCCCACGGCGCTCCTCACCGCCGTGGAGAACGCGGAGGACGACGACACCGCCGCGGCCGCGGAACTCACCGAACTCGGCCTCACCGATGCCGACGTGGTCGTGGGCATCTCCGCTTCCGGCCGGACCCCTTATGTCGTGGGTGGCCTCCGTCACGCCCGGGGGTGCGGCGCGCTCACGATCGCCGTCGCCCAGAACACCGATTCCGCGATCGGGCGGATCGCCGACATCCCGATCGAGGTCGTCGTCGGTCCTGAGTTCGTCGCCGGCTCCACGCGCCTGAAGTCCGGCACCGCGCAGAAGCTCATCCTCAACATGCTGAGCACGCTCGCCATGGTGCGCCTCGGGAAGACCTACCGCGGCATCATGGTGGACCTCGTCGCCACGAACGAGAAGCTCCGCGCCCGCTCCGTGCGCACCGTCATGACCGTGACCGGCGTGCCGGCCGACGAGTCCGAGTCCGCGTTGGACGCCGCCGGAGGCCATGTGAAGGAGGCGATCCTCGCCGTCCTGACCGGGGTCGCCCCGGCCGAGGCCGGTCGCCGCCTCGAGGAGGCCGGAGGTCTCCTCCGCGTGGCCGTGGAGCGCGCCCCGTCCGCGTGAACGAGCGCCCGTGAACACCCTCATCCACTCGGTCCGGGTGGTCTCCGCCCTCCCCGCCGGCCCCGCGATCGATCTGGCGGACGGATGGGTCCACCTCGCCGGCGGGCGTGTGCGCGCGGTCGGCACCGGCGACGCCTGGCGGCACGCCCGCGATGACGACACCCGCGTCGTCGACGGCACCGCCGAGGCCGGCCCCGGCGCGACGCTCACCCCGGGACTCGTGGACATCCACAATCACGGCGGTGCCGGCTGCTCGTTCGACGACGGTCTCGATGCCGTCGCGGCGGCCGCAGCCGCGCACCGTGCGGACGGGACGACCCGGCTGGTGGCCTCGCTCGTCAGCGCGCCGGTGGCGCTCCTGCGCGACCAGCTGGCGACCATCGCGCTCGCCTGCCGACGGCTCCCCGGGATCCTCGGCGCACATCTGGAGGGTCCGTTCCTCAGCCCGCTGCACGCCGGCGCCCACGCCCCGGAGGCCCTCGTCCGGCCGACCCCGGAGCTGATCGATCCGCTTCTGGAGACGGGGGTGGTCCGCCAGATGACGATCGCGCCGGAGCTCGATGGCGCGCAGGCGGCGATCGCGCGGATCGTCGCGCACGGCACGGTCGTGGCGATCGGCCATACGCACAGCGACGCCGCGACCGCACGGGCGGCGATCGACGCGGGTGCGACGCTCGTCACGCATGCCTTCAACGCCATGCTTCCGCTGCACCACCGCGCGCCCGGGGTCGTGGGGGTCGCGCTCGCGGATCCCCGGGTGATGCTCGAAGCCATCCCCGACGGAGTGCACCTGCACGACGACGTCCTGGGGCTGCTGCTGCGCGCCGCGCCCGATCGGGTGGCGCTCGTCACGGACGCCATGGCCGCGGCCACCTGCGGCGACGGCGCCTACCGTCTGGGCGGGCAGGAGGTGGAGGTGCGCGAGGGCGTCGCGCGCCTGCGGGGATCCGATACGATCGCCGGTTCCACACTCACCCTCGCCGCCGGCATCCGGCACGCGGCCGCCACGGGCATCCCCCTGCCCCAGGTCGTCGCGGCGGCGACGCTCCTCCCGGCACGGGCGTTGCGTGCGCGGTCGATGGGTGCCTTCGCTCCGGGGTACATCGCCGACGCCGTGCTCTGGGACGGATCGCTGAACGTGCGGGAGGTCTGGCAGGACGGGCGTTCCGGTGGCGGGATACATCCGCGTCGGCGCGCCCGCGATGTGTGATATTCCTCGACTCGCCGCGTCGGAGCCGAGACGGCGGATCAGTCCCGGGGCAGGCGCACACTCCCGGTCTGCGGGTGCTCGGTCGGCATCCGGTCCCGGTCGTAGGTGATGTCGGTGAACCCGTGCGGGGTGGGCCGGCCGTCCTCGTCCACGCTGACGAAGACGATCCGTTCGATCGTCAGGATGCGCTTGCGGGTGATCATGTTGCGCACGACCGCGCGCATCGTGAGGGAGGTGCGCCCGAAGTGCGTCGCGGTCAGGCCCATCTCGATCAGGTCGCCCTGCAGCGCAGACGCCTCGAAGTTGATCTCGGAGATGAGCTTGGTCACGCAGCGGTAGTTGCCGAGCTGGAGGATGGCGTAGATCGCCGCCTCCTCGTCGATCCACTTGAGCAGGCTGCCGCCGAACAACGTCCCGTTCGCGTTCAGATCCTCGGGACGCACCCACTTGCGGGTGTGGAAGTTGATGCCCTCTTCGGACCAGTGCCAGCTGTTCGTCACGACGTCGAGCCTACGCCTGCCTCCGCGAGCGCCTCCGGGTCGGAGATGACGAGCGTAACGATGTCGACGTCCGGCACGTAGGTCTCGGTGAGCGTCGGAGAGGCGCGGGCGAACCGGGTGCGCAGATCCGCCCGGGACGGCTCGGGACTGTCGCTCGGCTCGACCATCACGATCCGCGCCGGACCGATCGCCCCCACTTCGGCGCCGGGCGCGGCCGCGTCGCGGCAGGCGGTGAGCAGGGCGAGGTGCGCGTCCTGCACGTAGTCCTCCCCGAAGGACTCCCGCATGAGCGACAGCTCGGGCAGGGACACGGTGCGCCAGTTCACGCTCTCCCCCGCCTCGAGCAGAGCCCGAGCGCGCTCCTCCAGCTGGGTGCGCACCGCGTCGTGCTGCATCCGCCACGCCGGCCGCGGGTCCTGCGCCGCACGGAGCACGCCGTAGGCGATGAAGATGACGGTGACGACGCCGACGATCGTCGTCGGCCCCGTGGAGAAGTACTCGCGGTAGAGCTCACCCTCCATGCCCCCGACGCCGGCCGCGACGAGCCGTCCGCCGCAGAACACGGCGTACACCGACGTGAGCAGCGTGATGGTGGCCATGCCCCGGCGCGCACTCGCCGGCGGGGTCCGCGCCTGGTACGCGACCGCTACGCAGTACACGAGCATCACGCCGATCTTCACCGCGGAGGAGACCGACTCCGGCACCAGCAGCGTGAGCACGAACATCGCCACCCCGCTGGACACCGCGACCCAGGCGCGCCACTCGAACCGGCCGTTGAGCGAACTCAGCGCCACCCAGAGGCAGGCCGGTCCCCACAGCATCAGGGCGTCACCGATCGCGACGATCCAGCGGTCCCCCTGGAACGCCCAGATGAGGTAGACGAGACTCGACCCGAATGAGGCGAACGCCGACAGGCTCGCATACCGCAGGAACGGGCCCGGCCGCATCGTGAACAGACTCGACCAGAGCAGCGCCGACAGCACCACCACGACGGCGAGCACGGACACGATCACGAGAGTCAACGCGGTCGCCGTCGAGTCCACCGCCGATCACCGCTTCCCGTTCACTGCCACCGAGGTGCACGACGTTCGCGTGGAGCCCTCCCCTCTATGGTCCCCCATCGGGGAGGGCCGGCACGCCACCGGTCACTTCTTGCGCAACAGCAGCCGGAACACGCCGACCACCGCGAGCGCCGCGGCACCGGCCACGGCGATGGTCTTCAGCGGATTGGCCCGGTAGGAGTCCCGCGCCGAGCCGATCGCCCCGGTCGCGGCGCCGTAGGCGACATCCGCCGCCTGCTGCACGGCGTCCGCCCCCTGACCGGCCAGGTCCCTCGCGGCCTTGGCGATCTGCGGAGCGCGGTCCTCGAGCGTGCTCCCCACGACGGCGTCGACGGCCTTCTCGGCCTTCTCCGCGCCGGTCTTCACCGCGTCCCTGGCCCGCTTCGCCGCCGCTTCGGCCTTGTCCGCTCCGGCGTCCACGCCCTTCCCGGCCCGGTCCGCGCCGGCCTCGGCAGCACCCGCGGCAGCACCGGCGGTCTCCTGGACCTTGTCCGCGGTCTGCTCGATCCCTTCCTTCGCCGCATCCGAGCCGCGATCGACGGTCTCGTGCGCATTGGTCGCGGCGTCCTCGGCGGTCCCGGCCGCGTCCTTCGCCGCATCCGAGCCGCGATCGACGGTCTCGTGCGCGCTCGTCGCTGCCTCCTCGGCGGTCCCATCCGCGTCCTTCGCCGCGTCTGCGCCGCGATCGTCGGTCTCGTGCGCGCTGGCCGCGGCCTCCTCGACCTTCTCGTGCAGGTTCTCGGCGACGACGGGCTGCTGCTGGTCGTTCTGGTTGTCGCTCATAGTGGTGCTCCTTCCGACGAGGTACGGGCGACGCCGGCGCCGCCCTCATTCCACCTGATCACCCGCGACGCTCGGCAGGCTCCCCCTTGCGGCTCGACGCGAGGGTGTGCTTCGACGGGGGGAAGGCCCCAGAGCGACACGCCAGGTTTCGGGGTTTCCCCTCCTGCATCCGCACAGCGAGGTGTGATCTAATCCAGGTGGACGTCCGCTCCCCGCGAAGGCCCGGGCGTCCGCCTTACCCGAGCTGAGACCAGGATTCCCCGGCCGATCGCTCACTGTGCCCCTCTCCTCTAGGCCGGAGGGGGGCACAGTCTCTCAGTTCAGCCCTGGCCGGCGGCGGCGTTCCCCGAAGGATCGATCACGTCCGCACTCGCGTCCTGCTCGTCCTCGATGAGGGGGTCCCGGCGTCGGTACAACCGCGTGGGACGGATGCTGGGGATCGGTATCGGTTTGCTCACCGGGTGAGCCCATTCGGGGCGAGTCATAGGGGCACGCTCCCGAACCGGCGGATGAACTCCGCCACCGCCGCATCCTCGAACTCGTCGGCTTCGTCCAGCAGTTCCTCGTCGTCGTGCAGGTCCTGCGTGGATCGTCCGTCGGGAATGATCACGTCGTCCATGGCCTCGCCCTTCGTACCCTCGGCTGAAGCGGGGGGTCTTCATTAACCGGGGACACCACCCAGGTTAGGTCGGCGGGACCGCTTGTCAATGGGACTTGAAAACGGCGCGGAAAAGTCCTACCACCCGGCCGCTCAGGCGGTGCGGACGCCGGTGCGCCAGACGGCCTGCGGCACGAGGTCCGCGGTCCAGAGCACGACGTCGGCGGGGTCGCCCGTGCCGAGCCGGCCGAGGTCCGGGCGACCGATCGCCGTAGCCGGGACGGCCGTCGCCGCGGCGACCGCCGTGGCCAGGGGCACGCCGTAACCGACGACGTTGCGGACGGCCTGGTCGAGGGTCAGGGTCGAGCCGGCGAGCACCTCCGTCCCGCGCAGCCGCGCCACGCCGTCGCGCACCTCGACGTCCGCCGCGCCGAGCGCGTACGTCCCGTCCGGGGCGGCCGCGGCGGCCATCGCATCGCTCACCAACGCCACCCTGCCGGGGGCCGCCCGCAACAGCATCGTCACCACGACCGGATCGAGATGGTGCCCGTCGGCGATGACCTCCAGAGTCATCCGGTCGTCGGCGAGCGCGACGCCCACCGGCCCCGGGGCGCGGTGGTGGAGGGGCGGCATGGCGTTGAAGGCATGGGTGAGCAGCGTCGCTCCCGCCTCTATCGCCCGGCGCGTCATCCCGGCATCCGCGTCAGTGTGGCCGACGGCGGCGACCGCCCCCGCCTGCACGATGCGCCGCACCGCGGCCAGCCCTCCCTCGAGTTCCGGGGCGAGCGTCATCTGGCGGACGACGCCGGTGCCCAGCAGCCGGTCCAGGGCCTCCGGCGTGGGCGACTGCAGCGCAGCGGGGTCGTGCGCCCCGCAGTGCGCGGTGTCGAGGAACGGCCCCTCCAGGTGCACGCCGAGGATGCCCGGCCGCTCGGGCATGAGCGCCCCGATCCGGTCGGCCTGCGCCACGAGCCGGGCGATCGGGGCGCTCACCAGGGAGAGGACGACACGGGTGACGCCGTGGCGGGCGTGCGCGGCGAGCACCGCGTCGACATCCTCCGCGTCGCCCGCGGCATCGTGGCCTCCGCCGCCGTGGGTGTGGATGTCGACGAGGCCCGGGGTGAGCACCGCCCCGGCACCGGCCGCCTCCCGCGCGTCGATGACCTCGTCGCCGGGTGCGACCAGGTCCCGCCACCCGGCCCCGTTCCCGCTCGCCTGCACCGACCCGCCGCGCAGGAGCAGCCAGGCGTCCGGCTCGTCGCGCAGCGATCCGTCGGGACCGGCGGTGACCAGGCGCGCGGAGTGGATCAGCACCCCCGTGCCGGCCTCCTCGGCACGGGCGGTCACTGCCCCACCTGGTGCCGATGCGCATAGGTGTAGCGGTAGTAGTCCGCCAGCTGCAGGCGGGACGCCGCCGCCTCGTCGATGAGCACCGAGACGCGGGGATGGTGCTGCAGGATGGTGGCCGGCCACAGCGCCGACACGGCGCCCTCGACGAGGTGGTGGACGGCCTGCGCCTTGCCGGCGCCGGTGGCGACGAGCACGATGTGCCGGGCCTCCATGATCGTGCCGAGGCCCTGGGTGAGGCAGTGCCGCGGCACCGACTCGAGGTCGCCGTCGAAGAATCGGGCGTTGTCCCGCCGGGTCTGTTCGGTGAGCGTCTTCACGCGCGTGCGGGAGGACAGCGACGACCCCGGCTCGTTGAAGGCGATGTGCCCGTCCGTGCCGATCCCGAGGATCTGGAGGTCCACGCCGCCGGCGTCCCGGATCGCCGCCTCGTACGCGGCGCACGCGGCGGCGAGGTCGGCCGCGGTCCCGTCCGGCCCCTGCACGGCATCCGCGGGCAGGTCCACGCGCGAGACGAAGTCCGCGTCGATCACGGTGCGGTAGGCGGCGGGATGACCCGCCGGCAGGCCCACGTACTCGTCGAGGGTGAACGCCCGCGCCCGCGCGAGCGACAGCGTCCCGGCGTCGACGCGGCGAGCGACGCTGTCGTAGATCCGGAGCGGGCTGGACCCGGTCGCGAGCCCCAGCACCGCATCCGGTACGCGTGCCACGAGCGCCGCGATGTCGTCGGCGACCAACTCGCCGATCCGCTCCTCCTCGGTGATGATGACTTCCATCAGCCCTGTCTACCGTTCCGGCGCCCGTTTGGGTACGGCGACGACCGCCGCCAACAGCATCCCGATGCACGTCCCCGCGGTGTTCGCGAGCACGTCGGTGACGCTCGCGGTTCGCGCAGCGAGCAGATCCCCCTGGATCGTCTCGATCGCCACGGTCGCCAGGATGCCGATGGGCAGCACCAGGTACCGTCTCCGCTCGAGCAGGATGCTGAGCAGCCACCCGAGCGGGATGAAGAAGACGACGTTCGCGGCGAACTCGACGCGGCCGTAGGTCGCCCAGGGCAGCAGGTCCTCCACGCGGTCGAGCAGCCCCGATGCACCGCGGTCCACCGGAACCGGCCAGAACACGATGAGCAGCGCCACCGCCGTGTAGCCGGCCAGCAGCATGCCCGCCCGGCGCCGTCCCCGGGCGCGTGCAGGCGTCCCCGCGTTCCCCATCCGGCAACGATAGCGAGTGATTGTGCACAGTCCGGCGGGCATGCGCAACCGCTCCGCGCCCGGCGGGGGCGAGTGCGAGACTTCCCGCACATCCCCGGACTCCAGGAGGAGCAGTCATGACCGATGAGGACGACCTCAAGACCCTGACCCAGCTGATCCGGAAGTTCCGGTTCGCGATGGTGACGACGATGGAGACGGACGGCTCGCTCGTCGCCCACCCGCTGACCGTGCAGGAGGCGGAGTTCGACGGCGACCTGTGGTTCGTCATCGGCAAGGACGCCCCCGCCGCACAGCACCTCGCGCGGAACCCGCACGCCGGCGTCTCGATGAGTTCGGACGACGCCTGGGTCTCCCTCAGCGGCACCGGGCGCATCGTCGAGGACCGCGCCAAGCTCGCGGAGCTCTGGAAGCCGGCGCTCGAGGCGTGGTTCCCGAACGGCAAGGACGACCCGAACGTCGGCCTGCTCCACTTCACCGCCGACGGCGCCGAGTTCTGGCACTCCCCCGGAAGCAGGATCGTCCACCTCGTGACACTGCTCACCCGCCGCAAGATCGAGGGCGAGAACGAGAAGCTCGACCTGTAGCCCCTGCAGGGGACAACATTCCGGACCGATCGGGCTATCAGCCTCCGCGGACGGCCTGCGCAGCCCCAAAGCACCACACATCCGGAACGTTGACCGAGGTGCGGCCGGGACGTCGTCCGCGGTGCGGCGACCGCCCGTCCGGGTCCGGACGGCTGCGGCTGCGGCTGCGGCTGCGGCTGCGGCTGCGGGGTACCCTACCCGGCGCGCCGGACAACATTCCGGGGAAAGCCCGCCTCCGCGCCGAGAACCCGGCTCCGCACGCTCGAACGTGCCGCTTGTCCGGAATGTTGACCGCAGCACAACGTTGAAGTACCGGATGCGGAGGTCCACCGCTTCCGGCAAGTCCCGCTAGGTCCGGCTCCGGGATCGGGCGCCCCCGGCCGCCACCCGCCCCCGGCCGCCACCCGCCGCCGACCCCACGCTTGCTCAGCGCGCCAGGACGTCCCAGCGGATCTCGAGCGCGCCGGACGGTGCGATGTCGGCGGGCAGCACCATCCCGGCCGACGGCCAGTAGCGGCGGTCGAGGACGACCTCGGTGCGGCGCAGTTCCGGCTCGCGCCCCGGCACCTCCGCACTCACCTCGAGGTGCGCCTCCTGGTACCGGAGGCGACCGCGGGGCTCGGTGATCGACACGATCCGCACCCGGCCGGGAACGGCGCCCGCCATGGACGACCCGGTCAGCCGGTCCAGTTGCGTCGCCGCGTCCTCCACCCAGTCCTCCACGCGAGGAAGCATATCGGCAGCGGTGCCTCCGCACCCCTGCGCATGCCGTAGCCTTGATTCCCACAAGGGGAGTACTCCCGTCTGCGGCCGGCCCGTCAATACGGATGCATCGATGCGTCCCGGGCCGTCGGTCCCGTCCGGGGCGGAGGAGACCTTGGCGCCGGTATTCGCCAACCCCTTTGGAGCACCTCCATGCAGGTCACCTTCCTCATCTGGATGATCACGATCGCGGTAACGATCGCGTTCTTCGTCTACGAGTTCTTCGCGCACGTCCGCACGCCGCACGAACCGACGATCCGCGAGTCCGCCCTGTGGTCGGGCTTCTACATCGGCCTCGCGCTGCTGTTCGGCATCGGCATCGGCGTCGTCTCGGGCTGGACGTACAGCGGCGAGTACTTCGCCGGGTACCTCACCGAGAAGGCGCTGTCTATCGACAACCTCTTCGTCTTCCTGCTGGTGATGACGGCATTCGCGGTGCCGAAGATCTATCAGCAGAAAGTGCTGATGATCGGGATCATCATCGCGCTGATCCTGCGCGGCGGGTTCATCGCCGTGGGCGCCGCGCTCATCTCGAACTTCTCCTGGATCTTCTACGTCTTCGGCGCACTCCTGCTCTTCCTCGCCTACCGGCAGGCGTTCGCCGACCACGATGCCAACCCCGCCGACAGCCGGCTGATGCGGTTCGTGCGGCGTACGCTCCCGGTCACCGAGGAGTACCACGGCGACCGCCTGACGGCCCGCGTCGACGGCAAGCGCATGGTGACGCCGATGCTGCTCACCGTCATCGCGATCGGCTTCGTCGACCTCATCTTCGCCGTCGACTCCATCCCGGCGATCTACGGTCTGACCAACGAGGCGTACATCGTCTTCACCGCCAACGCCTTCGCCCTGATGGGCCTGCGTCAGCTGTTCTTCCTCATCGGCGGTCTGCTGCAGCGCCTGGTCTACCTGCCGCAGGGCCTCGCGGTCATCCTCGGCTTCATCGGCGTGAAGCTCGTCCTGCACGCGCTGCACGTGAACGAGCTGCCTTTCGTCAACGGCGGCGAGCACGTCGAGTGGGCGCCGGAGATCCCGATCTGGTTCTCGCTGGTGTTCATCGGCGCGACGATCGCCGTGGCGACGGTGGCGAGCCTGTGGAAGACGCGCTCTGACCGCAAGCGCGACGAGGCCGCCGTCACCGAGGGCTGAACTCAGTTCAGGAGTGCTTCCACCCTGGCGAGGAGCTCGCGGGGGGAGAACGGCTTCGTGAGGTAGTCGTTCGCCCCCGCGCCCATCGCGCGCTCGACGTCCGCGGCCTGTGCGCGGGCGGTCAGCATGATGATCTTGGTCGTGCGGAACGACGTGTCCGCGCGGAGGTCTTCGCACACCTGGATGCCGGTGCGCCGCGGCATCATCCAGTCCAGGATGACGACGTCCGGGCGACGGACGTACGCGGCTTCGACGCCCGCATCGCCGTCCCCCGCCACCGACACGTCATG
The sequence above is a segment of the Microbacterium caowuchunii genome. Coding sequences within it:
- the nagB gene encoding glucosamine-6-phosphate deaminase — encoded protein: MEVIITEEERIGELVADDIAALVARVPDAVLGLATGSSPLRIYDSVARRVDAGTLSLARARAFTLDEYVGLPAGHPAAYRTVIDADFVSRVDLPADAVQGPDGTAADLAAACAAYEAAIRDAGGVDLQILGIGTDGHIAFNEPGSSLSSRTRVKTLTEQTRRDNARFFDGDLESVPRHCLTQGLGTIMEARHIVLVATGAGKAQAVHHLVEGAVSALWPATILQHHPRVSVLIDEAAASRLQLADYYRYTYAHRHQVGQ
- a CDS encoding VanZ family protein, with amino-acid sequence MGNAGTPARARGRRRAGMLLAGYTAVALLIVFWPVPVDRGASGLLDRVEDLLPWATYGRVEFAANVVFFIPLGWLLSILLERRRYLVLPIGILATVAIETIQGDLLAARTASVTDVLANTAGTCIGMLLAAVVAVPKRAPER
- a CDS encoding pyridoxamine 5'-phosphate oxidase family protein; its protein translation is MTDEDDLKTLTQLIRKFRFAMVTTMETDGSLVAHPLTVQEAEFDGDLWFVIGKDAPAAQHLARNPHAGVSMSSDDAWVSLSGTGRIVEDRAKLAELWKPALEAWFPNGKDDPNVGLLHFTADGAEFWHSPGSRIVHLVTLLTRRKIEGENEKLDL
- a CDS encoding TerC family protein translates to MQVTFLIWMITIAVTIAFFVYEFFAHVRTPHEPTIRESALWSGFYIGLALLFGIGIGVVSGWTYSGEYFAGYLTEKALSIDNLFVFLLVMTAFAVPKIYQQKVLMIGIIIALILRGGFIAVGAALISNFSWIFYVFGALLLFLAYRQAFADHDANPADSRLMRFVRRTLPVTEEYHGDRLTARVDGKRMVTPMLLTVIAIGFVDLIFAVDSIPAIYGLTNEAYIVFTANAFALMGLRQLFFLIGGLLQRLVYLPQGLAVILGFIGVKLVLHALHVNELPFVNGGEHVEWAPEIPIWFSLVFIGATIAVATVASLWKTRSDRKRDEAAVTEG
- a CDS encoding response regulator transcription factor, producing MATILVVEDDADVAGLIEHRLAASGHDVSVAGDGDAGVEAAYVRRPDVVILDWMMPRRTGIQVCEDLRADTSFRTTKIIMLTARAQAADVERAMGAGANDYLTKPFSPRELLARVEALLN